Proteins from a genomic interval of Phenylobacterium sp. LH3H17:
- the infA gene encoding translation initiation factor IF-1, with product MAKEELIEFDGLIVELLPEGRFRVKLDNDHEILAYTAGKMKKNRIRSLVGDRVIVEMTPYDLTRGRITYRHKTDGPRVGGGARPTFRKR from the coding sequence ATGGCCAAGGAAGAGCTGATCGAATTCGACGGCCTGATCGTCGAACTGCTGCCCGAAGGCCGGTTCCGCGTGAAGCTGGACAACGACCACGAGATTCTCGCCTACACGGCGGGCAAGATGAAGAAGAACCGCATCCGTTCGCTGGTCGGCGACCGCGTCATCGTCGAGATGACCCCTTACGACCTGACCCGCGGCCGCATCACCTACCGCCACAAGACCGACGGCCCCCGGGTCGGCGGCGGCGCGCGCCCGACGTTCCGCAAGCGCTAG
- the efp gene encoding elongation factor P, which yields MKVIASSLRKGSVVDMDGKLYVVLNAENIHPGKGTPVTQLNMRRISDGVKVSERYRTTEQVEKAFVDERDHTFLYQDGDGFHFMNPENYDQVTASAEVVGDAAPFLQEGMTIQVATHNDVPISLTLPRTVTLEIVETEPSVKGQTASSSYKPAILSNGVKTTVPPYIAVGTRVVILTEDNSYLERAKD from the coding sequence TTGAAGGTAATCGCCAGCTCCCTGCGCAAAGGCTCCGTCGTCGACATGGACGGCAAGCTCTACGTGGTCCTCAACGCCGAGAACATCCATCCCGGCAAGGGCACGCCGGTGACCCAGCTCAACATGCGGCGCATCTCTGACGGCGTGAAGGTGTCCGAGCGCTACCGCACCACAGAACAGGTCGAGAAGGCCTTCGTGGACGAGCGCGACCACACCTTCCTGTACCAGGATGGCGACGGCTTCCACTTCATGAACCCGGAGAACTACGACCAGGTCACGGCCTCGGCCGAAGTGGTGGGGGACGCCGCGCCGTTCCTGCAGGAGGGCATGACCATCCAGGTGGCCACACACAACGACGTGCCGATCTCGCTGACCCTGCCGCGCACGGTGACCCTGGAAATCGTGGAGACCGAGCCGTCGGTGAAGGGCCAGACCGCCTCTTCGTCCTACAAGCCGGCGATTCTCTCGAACGGGGTGAAGACCACCGTGCCGCCCTACATCGCCGTCGGCACCCGGGTGGTGATCCTCACCGAGGACAACAGCTACCTCGAACGCGCCAAGGACTAG
- the epmA gene encoding EF-P lysine aminoacylase EpmA has protein sequence MPTALPSPWWRPDSHRDRRPFLTARNAIKRKLRDWFEADGFTEVEAAALQVSPGNEAHLHAFATEAITTDGRRSTLYLHTSPEFAAKKLLAAGETKIFDFARVWRNRERGPLHHPEFTLLEWYRASETYEALMADSAALLALAAETAGAKALTWRGGTANPFAEPERVTLAEAFERFVGIDLLASVGVDGATDRDALARAAAAAGIRVADDDTWTDVFSRVLVEKIEPNLGMGRATILCEYPVCEAALARPKPGDPRVAERFELYACGVELANAFGELIDPAEQRRRFQIEMDEKARVYGERYPIDEDFLAALEHMPEACGIALGFDRLVMLATGASRIEQVLWTPVAGTD, from the coding sequence ATGCCGACCGCCCTGCCCTCGCCCTGGTGGCGTCCCGACAGCCACCGTGACCGCCGCCCGTTCCTGACGGCGCGCAACGCCATCAAGCGCAAGCTGCGCGACTGGTTCGAGGCCGACGGCTTCACCGAGGTGGAGGCCGCGGCCCTGCAGGTCTCGCCCGGCAACGAGGCCCATCTGCACGCCTTCGCGACCGAGGCGATCACCACCGACGGCCGCCGATCGACGCTCTACCTGCACACCTCGCCGGAATTCGCGGCCAAGAAGCTGCTGGCGGCCGGAGAGACGAAGATCTTCGATTTCGCCCGGGTCTGGCGCAACCGCGAGCGCGGGCCGCTGCACCATCCTGAGTTCACTCTGCTGGAATGGTACCGGGCGAGCGAGACCTATGAGGCCCTGATGGCCGACAGCGCCGCCCTCTTGGCGCTTGCCGCCGAGACGGCCGGGGCCAAGGCCCTGACCTGGCGCGGTGGGACCGCCAACCCCTTCGCCGAACCCGAGCGGGTGACCCTGGCGGAGGCCTTCGAGCGGTTCGTCGGCATCGACCTGCTGGCCAGCGTCGGGGTTGACGGCGCGACGGATCGCGACGCCCTGGCGAGGGCGGCCGCCGCCGCGGGGATCCGGGTGGCCGACGACGACACCTGGACCGACGTGTTCAGCCGGGTGCTGGTGGAGAAGATCGAACCGAACCTGGGCATGGGCCGGGCGACCATCCTTTGCGAGTACCCGGTCTGCGAGGCGGCCCTGGCGCGGCCAAAGCCTGGCGACCCGAGGGTGGCCGAGCGATTCGAGCTGTATGCCTGCGGGGTGGAGCTGGCCAACGCCTTCGGCGAGCTCATAGACCCCGCCGAGCAGCGGCGCAGGTTCCAGATCGAAATGGACGAGAAGGCCCGCGTCTATGGCGAGCGCTATCCCATCGACGAGGATTTCCTGGCGGCGCTGGAACACATGCCCGAAGCGTGCGGCATAGCGCTGGGCTTCGACCGGCTGGTGATGCTGGCGACCGGAGCCAGCCGGATCGAACAGGTGCTGTGGACTCCGGTCGCCGGGACCGACTGA
- a CDS encoding lysine-2,3-aminomutase-like protein produces the protein MTYQTTLRSAAALAEARLISPGQLPDLERVAAQYAVAITPAMAELVEAADDPIARQFLPDVRELDVHPDERADPIGDALRSPVEGIVHRYRDRVLLKVTHTCAVYCRFCFRREMVGPQGLGALTPAELDAALAYIAGRPEIWEVIVTGGDPLVLSARRLADLMDRLDAIDHVKVVRFHTRVPVVDPAAVTDELVAALKRPGKAVYVAIHANHPRELTPAARAACARLVDAGIPLVSQSVLLAGVNDDPATLGALMRAFVESRIKPYYLHQGDLAPGTGHLRTTITEGQALMKAMRGDYSGLCQPTYVLDIPGGHGKAPVGPSYLSADGARVEDPSGVSHVYPPRDDPNLATRS, from the coding sequence ATGACCTACCAGACGACCCTGCGCAGTGCGGCGGCGCTCGCCGAAGCCAGGCTGATTTCGCCGGGCCAGCTACCGGACCTGGAGCGCGTGGCCGCCCAATACGCTGTCGCCATCACGCCCGCCATGGCCGAGCTTGTCGAGGCGGCCGACGACCCGATCGCGCGCCAGTTCCTGCCCGATGTCCGCGAGTTGGACGTCCACCCCGACGAGCGCGCCGATCCCATCGGCGACGCGTTACGCAGTCCGGTGGAGGGGATCGTCCACCGCTACCGCGACCGGGTGCTGCTGAAGGTCACCCACACCTGCGCGGTCTATTGCCGGTTCTGCTTCCGCCGCGAGATGGTCGGCCCTCAGGGTCTCGGCGCGCTCACGCCCGCCGAGCTGGATGCGGCCCTGGCCTACATCGCCGGTCGGCCCGAGATCTGGGAGGTGATCGTCACGGGCGGCGATCCGCTGGTGCTGTCGGCGCGGCGGCTTGCCGACCTGATGGACCGGCTGGACGCCATCGACCACGTCAAGGTGGTTCGCTTCCACACGCGCGTGCCAGTGGTCGATCCGGCCGCGGTCACCGACGAACTGGTGGCGGCGCTGAAGCGGCCCGGCAAGGCGGTCTATGTGGCCATCCACGCCAACCACCCGCGCGAACTGACGCCGGCGGCGCGCGCGGCCTGCGCCCGGCTCGTGGACGCCGGCATCCCCCTGGTCAGCCAGAGCGTGCTGCTGGCCGGGGTCAATGACGATCCGGCCACCCTGGGCGCCCTGATGCGCGCCTTCGTGGAGAGCCGGATCAAGCCCTACTACCTGCACCAGGGCGATCTGGCGCCCGGCACCGGCCACCTGCGAACCACGATCACCGAGGGCCAGGCGCTGATGAAGGCCATGCGCGGCGACTATTCCGGGCTCTGCCAGCCGACCTATGTGCTGGACATCCCCGGCGGCCACGGCAAGGCGCCGGTGGGGCCGAGCTATCTGAGCGCCGACGGCGCGCGGGTGGAAGACCCCAGTGGGGTGTCACACGTCTATCCGCCCCGCGACGACCCGAACCTCGCCACAAGGTCATAG
- the hutC gene encoding histidine utilization repressor — MTAPLHQRIRSEIEGQILSGAWPPGHRIPYEHELMAAHGCSRMTVNKAMTALAEAGLIERRRRAGSFVARPKVHSAVLDIPDLRSEVTRRGQTYAFRLISSRRRAANGPAESELAAGGALLDLRGLHLAAGRPLAVEHRLISLAVAPEAAGIDFSQDPPGAWLLEHVPWTEAEHRISAVGADAATARLLEIPRGAACLAVDRRTWRGPTHVTQVRQLFPGEAYDLVARFGSSRGG, encoded by the coding sequence ATGACTGCGCCCCTGCATCAGCGTATCCGCAGCGAGATCGAGGGCCAGATCCTGTCCGGGGCCTGGCCGCCGGGCCATCGTATTCCCTACGAGCACGAGCTGATGGCCGCCCACGGGTGCTCGCGCATGACCGTGAACAAGGCGATGACGGCGCTGGCCGAGGCCGGGCTGATCGAGCGCCGCCGCCGGGCCGGCTCCTTCGTGGCCCGGCCCAAGGTCCATTCGGCGGTCCTGGACATCCCCGACCTGCGCTCGGAGGTCACCCGTCGTGGTCAGACCTACGCCTTCCGCCTGATCTCCTCGCGCCGTCGCGCCGCCAACGGGCCGGCGGAGTCGGAGCTGGCGGCGGGCGGGGCCCTGCTGGACCTGCGCGGCCTGCACTTGGCCGCAGGGCGACCACTCGCCGTCGAGCACCGCCTGATCAGCCTGGCCGTCGCGCCCGAGGCCGCCGGGATAGACTTCTCGCAGGATCCGCCCGGCGCCTGGCTACTGGAGCACGTCCCCTGGACCGAGGCCGAGCACCGCATCAGCGCGGTCGGCGCCGACGCCGCCACTGCGAGACTGCTTGAGATTCCCCGCGGCGCGGCCTGCCTGGCCGTCGACCGCCGCACTTGGCGGGGCCCCACCCACGTCACCCAGGTCCGCCAGCTCTTCCCGGGCGAAGCCTATGACCTTGTGGCGAGGTTCGGGTCGTCGCGGGGCGGATAG
- a CDS encoding formimidoylglutamate deiminase, with amino-acid sequence MTDPTTTLWFESALLETGWAENVRLTLQGGRIIRVQDGVPREVHEAANGPALPGLPNLHSHAFQRGMAGLAEVRGPAGDSFWTWREVMYRFLERLGPDEVEAIAAQAYVEMLEAGFTRVGEFHYLHHDREGSPFADPAEMAARIAAAADESGVGLTLLPVFYAHFGFGGADPTPGQARFVHDIDSFARLLEASRMAVAGLAGAVVGLAPHSLRAVTPGELSALTSLAGEGPIHIHVAEQTQEVQDCLAWSGRRPIEWLMANAAVDPRWCLVHATHVTLEEIADMARAGAVVGLCPITEANLGDGLFLAPEFRQQGGRFGIGSDSNVLIDVAEELRTLEYGQRLARRNRNVMAAEPGDSTGASLYRAALTGGAQALGVGAPRLAAGEPADIVTLDAEHPALAARRGDPLIDSWVFAGRRDVVDGVWRAGVKLVSGGRHRARDAVADRYRKAVARVLA; translated from the coding sequence GTGACCGATCCGACGACGACCCTGTGGTTCGAAAGCGCCTTGCTGGAAACGGGCTGGGCTGAAAACGTCCGCCTGACGCTTCAGGGCGGCCGCATCATTCGCGTCCAGGACGGCGTCCCGCGCGAGGTCCACGAGGCGGCCAACGGCCCGGCGCTCCCCGGCCTGCCCAACCTTCACAGCCACGCCTTCCAGCGCGGCATGGCGGGCCTGGCCGAGGTGCGCGGCCCGGCCGGCGACAGCTTCTGGACCTGGCGCGAGGTCATGTACCGTTTCCTGGAACGCCTCGGACCCGACGAGGTCGAGGCCATCGCCGCCCAGGCCTATGTCGAGATGCTGGAAGCCGGTTTCACCCGGGTGGGGGAGTTCCACTACCTGCATCACGACCGGGAGGGATCGCCCTTCGCCGATCCCGCCGAGATGGCCGCCCGGATCGCCGCGGCGGCCGACGAGAGCGGCGTCGGCCTGACCCTGCTGCCGGTGTTCTACGCCCATTTCGGGTTCGGTGGCGCCGACCCGACCCCGGGCCAGGCTCGATTCGTCCACGACATCGACAGCTTCGCTCGCCTGCTCGAGGCCAGCCGAATGGCGGTCGCGGGCCTCGCCGGCGCGGTGGTCGGCCTGGCGCCGCACAGTCTGCGCGCCGTGACCCCCGGCGAGCTGAGCGCCCTCACGAGTCTGGCGGGCGAGGGGCCCATCCACATCCACGTGGCCGAGCAGACCCAGGAGGTTCAGGACTGCCTGGCCTGGTCGGGTCGGCGCCCGATCGAATGGCTGATGGCCAATGCCGCGGTCGACCCCCGCTGGTGCCTGGTCCACGCCACCCACGTCACCCTGGAGGAGATCGCCGACATGGCGCGCGCCGGGGCGGTGGTGGGTCTCTGCCCGATCACCGAGGCCAATCTCGGCGACGGCCTGTTCCTGGCCCCGGAGTTCCGCCAGCAGGGCGGCCGGTTCGGGATCGGCTCGGATTCCAACGTGCTGATCGACGTCGCCGAGGAACTGCGGACCCTCGAATACGGCCAGCGCCTGGCGCGGCGGAACCGCAATGTCATGGCCGCCGAGCCCGGCGACTCCACCGGCGCGAGCCTCTATCGCGCGGCCCTGACGGGCGGCGCCCAGGCGCTCGGGGTCGGTGCGCCGCGGCTCGCGGCGGGCGAGCCGGCCGACATCGTCACCCTCGACGCCGAGCATCCGGCCCTGGCCGCCCGGCGCGGCGACCCCCTGATCGACAGCTGGGTGTTCGCCGGACGCCGCGATGTCGTCGACGGGGTCTGGCGCGCGGGCGTCAAGCTGGTCAGCGGCGGTCGCCATCGGGCCCGCGACGCCGTCGCAGACCGCTACCGCAAGGCCGTGGCCCGCGTGCTCGCATGA
- the hutI gene encoding imidazolonepropionase: MRCDRVWARARLATLASGRLGLGEVDDGCVAARDGRIVYAGSASEAPAFVTDETIDCQGRWITPGLIDPHTHLVFGGDRAHEFELRLSGASYEEIARAGGGIVSTMAATRAASEDELTAGALPRLDALIAEGATTVEVKSGYGLSLEHELKSLRAARALGQRRAVTIKTTFLGAHALPPEFAGDADGYIDLVCRELIPAVAAAGLADAVDAFCEGIGFTPDQTRRVFEAARAHGLRVKLHAEQLSNLHGAALAAEFGALSADHLEHLDEAGVAAMARAGVVATLLPGAYYFVRETKPPPIGALRAAGVPMALATDCNPGTSPLTSLLLTMNMGATLFRLTVEECLAGVTREAARALGILAETGTLEAGKRCDLAVWDIERPAELVYRMGFNPLHARVWSGL; encoded by the coding sequence ATGCGCTGCGACAGGGTCTGGGCTCGCGCCCGCCTCGCCACGCTCGCCTCCGGGCGGCTAGGCCTGGGCGAGGTTGACGATGGCTGCGTGGCGGCCCGCGACGGCCGGATCGTCTATGCGGGCTCGGCCTCCGAGGCGCCGGCCTTCGTCACCGACGAGACGATCGATTGCCAGGGCCGCTGGATCACGCCGGGACTCATCGACCCTCACACCCATCTGGTGTTCGGCGGCGACCGCGCCCACGAGTTCGAGCTGCGCCTGTCCGGCGCCTCCTATGAGGAGATCGCCCGGGCCGGCGGCGGCATCGTCTCGACCATGGCCGCCACCCGCGCCGCGAGCGAGGACGAGCTGACAGCCGGCGCCCTGCCCCGCCTGGACGCCCTGATCGCCGAGGGGGCGACGACCGTCGAGGTGAAGTCCGGCTACGGGCTTTCGCTGGAGCACGAACTGAAATCGCTGCGCGCGGCGCGCGCGCTTGGCCAACGCCGCGCCGTGACCATCAAGACCACCTTCCTGGGGGCCCACGCCCTGCCGCCCGAATTCGCGGGCGATGCGGACGGCTATATCGACCTGGTCTGCCGCGAGTTGATCCCGGCGGTGGCCGCCGCGGGCCTGGCCGACGCGGTGGACGCCTTCTGCGAAGGCATCGGCTTCACCCCGGACCAGACACGCCGGGTGTTCGAGGCCGCCAGGGCCCATGGGCTGCGCGTCAAGCTGCACGCCGAACAGCTTTCCAACCTGCATGGCGCGGCGCTGGCCGCCGAGTTCGGTGCGCTGTCGGCCGACCACCTGGAGCACCTGGACGAGGCCGGCGTCGCCGCCATGGCGCGCGCTGGCGTGGTGGCCACCCTGCTGCCCGGCGCCTACTACTTCGTCCGCGAGACGAAGCCGCCGCCGATCGGCGCCCTGCGCGCCGCCGGCGTGCCCATGGCGCTGGCCACCGACTGCAATCCCGGCACCTCGCCGCTCACCTCGTTGCTGCTCACCATGAACATGGGCGCGACCCTGTTCCGGCTGACCGTGGAGGAGTGCCTGGCCGGGGTCACCCGCGAGGCCGCGCGCGCGCTGGGGATACTCGCCGAGACCGGGACCCTGGAGGCCGGCAAACGCTGCGACCTCGCCGTCTGGGACATCGAGCGCCCGGCCGAACTCGTCTATCGCATGGGCTTCAACCCGCTCCATGCCCGCGTCTGGAGTGGCCTATGA
- the hutH gene encoding histidine ammonia-lyase, with protein MNDVVLRPGEVSLAEWAAIYRGATARLDASSAPLIAESAAAVERILAKGEPVYGINTGFGKLASVRIAAADLATLQRNIVLSHAAGVGEASPVPVIRLMLALKLASLAQGASGVRPATVALLEDMLTKGLTPVIPGQGSVGASGDLAPLAHMAAAMIGVGEIFVGGTRLPAGEALAQAGLAPLSLGPKEGLALLNGTQFSTANALAALFGAERLFQTALVTGALSTEAAKGSDTPFDPRIHALRRHAGQIETADALRALMEGSAIRASHLQGDERVQDPYCLRCQPQVMGAALDVLRQAAATLATEANGVTDNPLIFPESDEALSGGNFHAEPVAFAADMIALAVCEIGSLAERRIAMLVDPALSGLPAFLTPKPGLNSGFMIPQVTAAALVSENKQKAYPASVDSIPTSANQEDHVSMAAHGARRLLGMVDNATAVIGIELLAAAQGCDFHAPLTSSPVLEATRALLRAQVPHLTDDRHFHPDMEAAIALVRSGAVLDAAGAVHLPSVS; from the coding sequence ATGAACGACGTCGTCTTGCGGCCCGGCGAGGTGAGCCTCGCCGAATGGGCGGCGATCTACCGGGGGGCGACGGCGCGGCTCGACGCGTCCAGCGCCCCGCTCATCGCCGAGAGCGCCGCGGCCGTGGAGCGGATCCTGGCCAAGGGCGAGCCGGTCTACGGGATCAATACCGGGTTCGGGAAGCTGGCCAGCGTCCGCATCGCCGCGGCCGATCTTGCGACGCTGCAGCGGAATATCGTGCTCTCGCACGCCGCGGGGGTCGGGGAGGCTTCTCCGGTTCCTGTGATCCGGCTGATGCTGGCGCTGAAGCTGGCGAGCCTGGCCCAGGGCGCCTCCGGGGTGAGGCCGGCCACAGTCGCCTTGCTGGAGGATATGCTGACAAAGGGCCTGACGCCGGTCATTCCCGGCCAGGGTTCGGTGGGCGCCTCGGGCGACCTCGCGCCGCTGGCCCACATGGCCGCGGCCATGATCGGGGTCGGCGAGATCTTCGTCGGCGGGACGCGGCTGCCGGCCGGCGAGGCTCTGGCCCAGGCCGGGCTCGCGCCGCTGTCGCTCGGGCCCAAGGAGGGCCTGGCCCTGCTGAACGGAACGCAGTTCTCCACCGCCAACGCGCTCGCCGCCCTGTTCGGGGCCGAGCGGCTGTTCCAGACCGCCCTGGTGACCGGAGCACTGTCGACCGAGGCCGCCAAGGGCTCGGACACGCCCTTCGATCCCCGCATCCACGCCCTGCGCCGCCATGCCGGCCAGATCGAGACCGCCGACGCCCTGCGCGCGCTGATGGAAGGTTCGGCGATCCGCGCCTCCCACCTGCAGGGCGACGAACGGGTGCAGGATCCCTATTGCCTGCGCTGCCAGCCCCAGGTGATGGGTGCGGCCCTCGACGTCCTGCGCCAGGCCGCCGCCACCCTGGCGACGGAGGCCAACGGGGTCACTGACAATCCGCTGATCTTCCCGGAGAGCGACGAGGCCCTGTCCGGCGGCAACTTCCACGCCGAGCCGGTGGCCTTCGCCGCCGACATGATCGCGCTGGCCGTCTGCGAGATCGGCTCCCTGGCCGAACGGAGGATCGCCATGCTGGTGGACCCAGCGCTGTCGGGCCTGCCGGCCTTCCTGACCCCCAAGCCGGGGCTAAATTCCGGTTTCATGATCCCGCAGGTGACCGCCGCGGCCCTGGTCAGCGAGAACAAGCAGAAAGCTTATCCGGCCAGCGTCGACTCCATCCCGACCTCGGCCAACCAGGAGGACCATGTCTCCATGGCCGCCCACGGCGCGCGGCGACTGCTGGGCATGGTCGACAACGCCACCGCCGTTATCGGCATCGAGCTGCTGGCGGCGGCCCAGGGCTGCGACTTCCATGCGCCGCTGACCTCGAGCCCGGTCCTGGAGGCGACGCGCGCGCTGCTTCGCGCTCAGGTCCCGCACCTAACCGACGATCGCCACTTCCATCCGGACATGGAGGCCGCCATCGCCCTGGTGCGCTCCGGCGCCGTGCTCGACGCCGCCGGGGCCGTCCACCTTCCAAGCGTGTCGTGA
- the hutG gene encoding N-formylglutamate deformylase, protein MMEWLEVHRGAAPLVVSFPHTGTLIPLEIERRLASPWLARKDADWWIDRLYGFARDLGATTVRTAVSRTVIDVNRAPSGVSLYPGQATTELCPTTTFDGESLYADGGPDDAEIARRRETYFAPYHDVLRTELARLRGVHDKVVLYEAHSIRSVIPRLFEGELPNFNLGTNSGESCDPALTAAVEAACDASGFSRVTNGRFKGGWTTRHYGEPRSGVHAIQMELACRGYMDDPAEPPTPAIWPAPYSDAKAAPMRAALTDVLKACIAFAKA, encoded by the coding sequence GTGATGGAGTGGCTGGAGGTCCATCGCGGCGCAGCGCCCCTGGTGGTGAGCTTCCCGCACACTGGGACCCTGATCCCCCTGGAGATCGAGAGGCGCCTGGCCTCGCCCTGGCTGGCGCGCAAGGACGCCGACTGGTGGATCGACCGGCTGTACGGCTTCGCCCGCGACCTGGGGGCGACCACCGTGCGCACCGCGGTCAGCCGCACGGTGATCGACGTGAACCGCGCCCCCTCCGGCGTCTCGCTCTATCCGGGTCAGGCGACCACGGAACTCTGCCCGACCACCACCTTCGACGGCGAGTCGCTCTACGCTGACGGCGGGCCCGACGACGCCGAGATCGCACGGCGTCGGGAAACCTATTTCGCGCCCTATCACGACGTCCTGCGGACCGAGCTGGCCCGCCTGCGCGGCGTCCATGACAAGGTGGTGCTCTACGAGGCCCATTCGATCCGCTCGGTCATTCCGCGCCTGTTCGAGGGCGAACTGCCGAACTTCAACCTGGGCACCAATTCGGGCGAGAGCTGCGATCCGGCCCTGACCGCCGCCGTCGAGGCGGCCTGCGACGCCAGCGGCTTTTCCCGCGTCACCAACGGCCGCTTCAAGGGCGGCTGGACCACCCGCCACTACGGCGAGCCGCGGTCCGGCGTCCACGCCATCCAGATGGAGCTCGCCTGCCGGGGCTACATGGACGACCCGGCCGAGCCGCCGACCCCGGCGATCTGGCCCGCCCCCTACTCCGACGCTAAGGCCGCACCCATGCGCGCGGCCCTCACCGATGTCCTGAAGGCGTGCATCGCCTTCGCCAAAGCCTGA
- the hutU gene encoding urocanate hydratase, which translates to MTRLDTNRVIRPATGTTLTAKSWLTEAPLRMLMNNLHPDVAERPEELVVYGGIGRAARDWESFDKIVETLRRLEDDETLLVQSGKPVGVFRTHADAPRVLIANSNLVPRWATWEHFNELDRKGLAMYGQMTAGSWIYIGAQGIVQGTYETFVEMGRQHHGGDLSGKWLLTAGLGGMGGAQPLAAVMAGASCLAIECNPASIAMRLRTGYLDRSTENLDEALAWIEQSCRDKTPISVGLLGNAAELLPLMFARGVRPDLLTDQTSAHDPINGYLPKGWSLERWAAMRAQDPKQVEEAARASMAEHVRSMLAFQAAGVPTVDYGNNIRQMAKEEGVSNAFDFPGFVPAYIRPLFCRGIGPFRWAALSGDPEDIYRTDAKVKALIPDNAHLHNWLDMAAKRIQFQGLPARICWVGLGDRHRLGLAFNEMVASGELKAPVVIGRDHLDSGSVASPNRETEAMRDGSDAVSDWPLLNALLNTASGATWVSLHHGGGVGMGFSQHAGMVIVADGTPAAAKRLERVLWNDPASGVMRHADAGYEIALTVAREKGLDLPGILP; encoded by the coding sequence ATGACCCGCCTCGACACCAATCGCGTCATCCGCCCCGCCACCGGCACGACGCTCACCGCCAAGAGCTGGCTCACCGAAGCGCCGCTGCGGATGTTGATGAACAACCTGCATCCCGACGTGGCCGAGCGCCCCGAAGAGCTGGTGGTCTATGGCGGCATCGGCCGGGCGGCGCGCGACTGGGAGAGCTTCGACAAGATCGTCGAGACGCTGCGCCGCCTGGAGGACGACGAGACCCTGCTGGTCCAGTCGGGGAAACCGGTCGGCGTGTTCAGGACCCACGCCGACGCGCCCCGGGTGCTGATCGCCAACTCCAACCTGGTGCCGCGCTGGGCGACCTGGGAGCACTTCAACGAGCTCGATCGCAAGGGCCTGGCCATGTACGGCCAGATGACCGCCGGCTCCTGGATCTATATCGGCGCCCAGGGGATCGTGCAGGGCACCTATGAGACCTTCGTGGAGATGGGCCGTCAGCACCATGGCGGCGACCTGTCCGGCAAGTGGCTGCTGACCGCGGGCCTGGGCGGCATGGGCGGGGCCCAGCCCCTGGCGGCGGTGATGGCCGGCGCCTCGTGCCTGGCCATCGAGTGCAATCCCGCCAGCATCGCGATGCGGCTGCGCACCGGCTATCTCGACCGCTCCACCGAGAACCTCGACGAAGCCCTGGCCTGGATCGAGCAATCCTGCCGCGACAAGACCCCGATCTCGGTCGGCCTGCTGGGCAACGCCGCCGAGCTGCTGCCGCTGATGTTCGCGCGCGGGGTGCGACCGGACCTGCTGACCGACCAGACCTCGGCTCACGACCCGATCAACGGCTACCTGCCCAAGGGCTGGAGCCTGGAGCGCTGGGCCGCCATGCGCGCCCAGGACCCAAAGCAGGTGGAGGAAGCCGCCCGGGCTTCCATGGCCGAGCACGTCCGGTCGATGCTGGCCTTCCAGGCGGCCGGCGTGCCCACCGTCGACTACGGCAACAACATCCGCCAGATGGCCAAGGAGGAAGGCGTGAGCAACGCCTTCGATTTCCCGGGATTCGTGCCGGCCTATATCCGCCCGCTCTTCTGCCGGGGGATCGGGCCCTTCCGCTGGGCGGCGCTGTCGGGGGATCCCGAGGACATCTACAGGACCGACGCCAAGGTGAAGGCGCTGATCCCCGACAACGCCCACCTGCACAACTGGCTCGACATGGCGGCCAAGCGGATCCAGTTCCAGGGCCTTCCGGCGCGGATCTGCTGGGTAGGGCTGGGCGACCGCCACCGCCTGGGCCTTGCCTTCAACGAGATGGTCGCCTCGGGCGAGCTGAAGGCCCCCGTGGTGATCGGCCGCGACCACCTGGACTCGGGTTCGGTCGCCTCGCCCAACCGCGAGACCGAGGCCATGCGCGACGGTTCCGACGCGGTCTCCGACTGGCCGCTGCTGAACGCCCTGCTGAACACCGCCTCGGGCGCCACCTGGGTGTCGCTGCACCATGGCGGAGGGGTGGGCATGGGCTTCTCGCAGCACGCCGGCATGGTCATCGTGGCCGACGGCACGCCGGCGGCGGCCAAGCGCCTTGAACGTGTGTTGTGGAACGACCCGGCCAGCGGCGTGATGCGCCACGCCGACGCCGGCTATGAGATCGCGCTAACAGTGGCCCGCGAGAAGGGTCTGGACCTGCCGGGCATCCTTCCCTGA